Proteins from one Candidatus Methylomirabilota bacterium genomic window:
- a CDS encoding YbaK/EbsC family protein, protein MKPAALRVQAAIVALGLKGEVVELAVEARTSQQAADAVGVRVEQIAKSLVFTVNGVPVMVVTSGINRVDEAKLGRLAGGQVRRADADTVRRATGYAIGGVPPLGHETALPIWVDEDLLGLDLIYAAAGVPECVFPLTPDELVRATGGRVADVKESK, encoded by the coding sequence GTGAAGCCCGCCGCGCTCCGCGTTCAGGCCGCTATTGTTGCACTGGGCTTGAAGGGGGAGGTGGTGGAGCTCGCCGTGGAGGCGCGCACCTCGCAGCAGGCGGCTGACGCCGTCGGCGTGCGCGTGGAGCAGATCGCGAAGTCCTTGGTCTTCACCGTCAATGGCGTGCCCGTCATGGTCGTGACCTCGGGGATCAACCGCGTGGACGAGGCGAAGCTGGGGCGGCTGGCGGGCGGCCAGGTCCGCCGCGCCGACGCCGACACGGTCAGGCGCGCGACCGGCTACGCGATCGGCGGCGTGCCGCCGCTGGGCCACGAGACGGCGCTGCCGATCTGGGTGGACGAGGACCTGCTGGGCCTCGACTTGATCTACGCGGCCGCGGGCGTGCCCGAGTGCGTTTTCCCGCTGACGCCCGACGAGCTCGTGCGGGCCACGGGCGGCCGCGTCGCCGATGTAAAGGAATCGAAGTGA